A region from the Xiphias gladius isolate SHS-SW01 ecotype Sanya breed wild chromosome 20, ASM1685928v1, whole genome shotgun sequence genome encodes:
- the dhx29 gene encoding ATP-dependent RNA helicase DHX29 produces the protein MGGKKKKSAAPVTPAAAAAAAGRSGAAAAAGNSEAEEPKKQPASNKPVKSAKDNKSKAPKTYSLANTAQVDTGAASDKSILKVAIQADLEKKIIRQINDFRQENGDKGPISGRLTSKKLLDLYTALQKFNFKREHIEEAMKSSVLYGGDLHSALDWLCLNLKDEELPEGFSQQMQEESQRSRPRFQAPAQQMPAVPSPKAPNNAGKETTKATEKDEAASMKDWILRYAEQSSDEEEEEEGGENTAHNPELEEKFDPNDRYLVLTAQLYDTKEMAAAAKMKGDKAGQRMAQDRIRIIQQEMKQLESHPMFNPAIKVVDVPQKEKKILPVREDKEDITFSLFEQAEKEPPAEKAVKKNEPKDIRNFDYTARSWTGKSPKQFLIDWVRKNLPKSPPPAFHKVAAGRYWRSKVRVQRADDVLEVCPTILTEDSMQAQHLAATLALYNLVKGQSVHQLLPPTYRDVWLEWRDSEQQQQEESRTAANKPRDQFISRLLTRLKQQQNQSQGQGSESQDQAGRLGGGGDEEPEESWENLAGLDIGEGERELEDKSDKRGGRREGAGALQASRELLMKLRKSSLAHKLQAEREQLPVFQHRHRVLEALQRHPVVVVAGETGSGKSTQIPQFLLEELLTGGKAAQPCNIVVTQPRRISAMSLACRVSQELGCEDGPGSKSSLCGYQIRMENQSGEWTRLLYCTTGVLLRKLQLDRYLSSLTHIIVDEVHERSVQSDFLLTILKDVVMKRSDLQLILMSATVDCDKFSSYFNRCPVINIPGRTFPVEVFHLEDIVEQTGYILEKDSEYSQKILEEEEEVSVSVTQKGGKTLQHQEVIVRDSPSGWDLGPELDHFSSRTRQVLQYMNPNKINMDLLVDLIDYLDKSPQFAALDGAVLVFLPGLAHIQQLYDLLSSDKRFKDKSRYRIVALHSTLSSKDQAAAFTVPPAGIRKIVLSTNIAETGVTIPDVVFVIDTGKTKENKYHESSQMSSLVETFVSKASALQRQGRAGRVRNGFCFRLYPKYRFDAFMDYSIPEILRVPLEELCLHIMKCQYGSPEDFLSRALDAPQPQSVSNAINLLRKIGACHPSNHLLTPLGHHLASLPVNVKIGKMLIYGAILCCLEPIATIAAAITEKSPFSTPMHRKDEANLAKAALALANSDHLTIYNAYLGWKNSQIEGPRAEMSYCRKNFLNRTALITIEDVKHELMKMMEQAGFWSSRSSSRSKPQAASLSKQQISVLNAVLTAGLYDSVARVLCTPSVDMLERVACTVETPQGKAQVHPSSVNRNLQTHGWLLYQEKVKYTKIYLRDTTLVSPFPMLLFGGDIDIQHRERLITLDGWIHFQAPVRIGVIFKHLRKLMDSLLEKKLENPRMNLEGERTIQMILELIKSEHGA, from the exons ATGGgtggaaagaagaagaaatcggCTGCTCCGGTGAccccggcagcagcagcagcagcagcgggcaGGAGTGGTGCCGCCGCTGCGGCGGGGAACAGCGAAGCTGAGGAGCCGAAGAAACAGCCTGCCAGCAACAAGCCGGTTAAGTCAGCCAAAGACAACAAGTCAAAAG CTCCAAAGACCTACAGTCTTGCCAACACTGCCCAGGTCGACACAGGTGCAGCCTCAGACAAGTCGATTCTCAAA GTTGCTATCCAAGCCGACCTTGAGAAGAAGATCATCAGGCAGATCAATGACTTCAGACAGGAGAATGGGGACAAAGGGCCCATATCAGGCAGACTTACAAGCAAGAAACTGCTG GACCTGTACACAGCTCTGCAGAAGTTCAACTTTAAGAGAGAACACATTGAGGAGGCGATGAAGAGCAGTGTGCTCTACGGAGGGGATCTCCACTCTGCTCTCGACTGGCTCTGCCTCAACCTTAAAGATG AGGAGCTGCCAGAAGGTTTCAGCCAGCAGATGCAGGAGGAGAGCCAGAGGAGCAGGCCCAGGTTCCAGGCTCCTGCTCAGCAGATGCCTGCCGTCCCGAGCCCCAAAGCACCCAACAACGCCGGCAAAGAGACCACCAAG GCCACAGAGAAGGATGAAGCTGCGAGCATGAAGGACTGGATCTTGAGGTATGCCGAGCAGAGcagtgatgaagaggaggaggaggaaggaggggagaacACTGCGCACAATCCTGAACTGGAGGAAAAGTTTGACCCA AATGACCGGTATTTGGTCCTCACTGCTCAACTGTACGACACGAAAGAAATGGCAGCTGCTGCAAAGATGAAAGGAGACAAGGCGGGACAGAGGATGGCGCAGGACAGGATACGCATCATACAGCAAG AAATGAAGCAGCTGGAGTCCCACCCCATGTTCAATCCAGCTATAAAAGTGGTGGACGTGCctcagaaggaaaagaaaatacttcCTGTcagagaggacaaagaggacATCACCTTCAGTTTATTTGAACAAGCTGAAAAGGAGCCTCCTGCCGAGAAAG CTGTGAAAAAGAACGAGCCCAAGGACATTCGTAATTTTGACTACACGGCTCGCAGCTGGACAGGAAAGTCTCCCAAACAGTTCCTCATCGATTGGGTCCGAAAGAACCTGCCCAAGAGTCCGCCACCGGCTTTTCACAAGGTTGCTGCTGGTAGATATTGGAGATctaa GGTGCGTGTTCAGAGGGCGGATGATGTTCTGGAGGTTTGTCCCACCATCCTGACTGAGGACAGCATGCAGGCTCAACATCTGGCAGCCACACTGGCACTCTACAACCTGGTTAAAGGACAG TCAGTGCACCAGCTCCTTCCTCCAACCTATAGAGATGTGTGGTTGGAGTGGAGAGAcagtgagcagcagcaacaggaagagagccGCACTGCTGCCAACAAACCTCGAGACCAGTTCATCTCCCGCCTCCTGACCAgactcaaacagcagcagaaccagagcCAGGGGCAGGGCTCTGAATCCCAAGACCAGGCCGGCAGgctgggtgggggtggggacGAAGAGCCTGAAGAGTCCTGGGAGAACCTGGCTGGTCTTGATAttggggagggagagagggaactGGAGGACAAGAGTGATaaaagaggggggaggagagaaggagcaggagcGCTCCAGGCATCCAGGGAGCTCTTAATGAAGCTGAGGAAGTCCTCACTTGCCCACAAACTGCAG GCAGAGCGAGAGCAGCTTCCCGTCTTCCAACACCGGCATCGTGTCCTGGAGGCTCTGCAGCGCCACCCCGTGGTGGTGGTGGCCGGTGAGACGGGCAGCGGAAAGAGCACTCAGATCCCTCAGTTCctgctggaggagctgctgacCGGGGGCAAAGCGGCACAGCCCTGCAACATCGTGGTGACCCAGCCCCGCAGGATATCTGCCATGAGCCTGGCATGCAGAGTCAGTCAGGAGCTCGGTTGTGAGGATGGACCGGGATCGAAG TCGTCGCTGTGCGGATACCAGATCCGGATGGAGAATCAGTCTGGGGAGTGGACCCGTCTGCTATACTGTACTACAGGGGTTCTGCTCAGGAAGCTCCAGCTTGACAGATACCTCAGCTCTCTGACGCACATCATTGTAGATGAG GTCCATGAGCGCAGTGTCCAGTCAGACTTCCTCCTAACCATCCTGAAAGATGTTGTCATGAAGAGATCCGACCTGCAGCTGATCCTCATGAGCGCCACAGTGGACTGTGACAAGTTCTCCAGCTACTTCAACCGCTGCCCAGTGATCAACATCCCTGGCAGGACTTTCCCAGTGGAG GTGTTTCACTTAGAAGACATAGTGGAGCAGACGGGGTACATCCTGGAAAAGGACTCAGAGTACAGCCAGAAAATTcttgaagaagaggaggaagtcaGCGTCTCTGTCACCCAAAAAGGCGGCAAGACATTACAACACCAG GAGGTGATAGTGAGGGACTCCCCCTCAGGCTGGGACCTGGGTCCTGAGCTCGACCACTTCAGTAGCAGGACCCGGCAGGTGCTGCAGTACATGAACCCTAATAAGATCAACATGGATTTGCTGGTTGACCTCATTGACTACCTAG ACAAATCCCCACAATTTGCGGCTTTGGATGGAGCCGTTCTCGTGTTCCTCCCCGGTCTGGCTCACATCCAGCAGCTGTACGATCTGCTCTCTTCAGACAAGAGGTTCAAGGACAAAAGCAG GTACAGGATTGTTGCTCTCCACTCCACTCTTTCATCCAAGGACCAGGCTGCTGCCTTCACAGTGCCCCCTGCTGGTATTAGGAAG ATTGTGCTGTCGACTAACATCGCCGAGACAGGTGTGACTATTCCTGACGTCGTGTTTGTCATCGACACTGGGAagaccaaagaaaacaa GTACCATGAGAGCAGCCAGATGAGCTCTCTGGTGGAAACTTTTGTTTCCAAGGCCAGCGCCCTCCAGAGGCAGGGGAGAGCGGGACGGGTCCGGAACGGGTTCTGCTTCAGACTCTACCCAAAATACAG GTTTGATGCCTTCATGGATTACTCCATACCAGAAATACTACGGGTCCCACTGGAGGAGCTCTGCCTTCATATTATG AAATGTCAGTACGGCTCCCCGGAGGACTTCCTGAGCCGGGCGCTGGATGCTCCTCAGCCCCAGTCGGTCAGTAATGCCATCAACCTGCTGAGGAAGATCGGTGCGTGTCACCCCAGCAATCATCTCCTCACCCCTCTGGGACACCACCTGGCGAGTCTGCCTGTCAACGTGAAGATTGGCAAGATGCTGATCTACGGCGCCATCCTCTGCTGCCTGGAGCCCATA gcaaCGATCGCAGCAGCCATCACTGAGAAGTCGCCCTTCTCCACACCAATGCACAGAAAGGATGAAGCTAACCTGGCCAAAGCTGCACTGGCATTGGCCAACTCTGATCACCTGACCATATACAATGCATATCTGGG GTGGAAGAACTCGCAGATTGAGGGGCCGAGAGCAGAAATGTCCTACTGTAGGAAAAACTTCCTCAATCGAACAGCTCTCATTACGATAGAG GATGTGAAGCACGAGCTGATGAAGATGATGGAGCAGGCAGGTTTCTGGTCGTCTCGCTCCTCTTCTCGCTCCAAGCCGCAGGCGGCCTCGCTGTCCAAGCAGCAGATCTCAGTCCTGAACGCCGTGCTGACGGCAGGGCTCTACGACAGCGTGGCCCGGGTCTTGTGCACCCCCTCTGTGGATATGCTTGAGCGAGTGGCCTGCACAGTGGAGACCCCTCAAGGCAAGGCTCAGGTCCATCCCTCATCTGTTAACCGCAACCTGCAGACACACGGCTGGCTGCTGTACCAGGAGAAG GTGAAATACACTAAGATCTACTTGCGAGACACCACTCTGGTATCTCCTTTCCCCATGCTGCTGTTCGGAGGGGACATCGATATTCAGCACAGAGAGAGGCTCATCACACTAGACGGATGGATACACTTTCAG GCTCCCGTACGGATTGGTGTGATCTTCAAACACCTGAGGAAGCTGATGGACTCTTTGCTTGAGAAGAAGCTGGAGAATCCCAGAATGAATCTGGAAG GTGAGAGAACCATCCAGATGATTCTGGAGCTTATCAAATCAGAGCATGGGGCCTGA